The Mycolicibacterium insubricum DNA segment ACGCGTGGGCGCCGTCGGCATCCAGCCCACCGCCCTGGGCGACGACGGTGTGCAGCGTCCGGTCGACGTCGCGGGCCATATGGGTCGCGTCGCCGCAGACATAGAGGTGGGCACCGTCGGTCAGCCAGCCGTACAGCTCGTCGGCGTGCTCCAGCATCCGGTGCCACACGTATTCCTTCTCCACTCCGTCGCGGGAGAACGCCAGGTCCAGCCGGGTCAGCGTGCCGGACGCGGTGAATTCCTCCAGGTCCTCGCGGTAGAGGTAGTCGGTGGCACGGTGCCGGTCACCGAAGAACAGCCACGACGACCCGGTGGCCCCGACGGCCTGACGCTCGGCCAGGAAGGCCCGGAACGGTGCGATACCGGTGCCGGGCCCGACCATGATGATCGGCACATCGGGGGCGGGCAGCCGGAAGTGGTTGTTGGGGCGCAGGTACACCTCGACGCTCGACGTCCGGTCGGCCAGGAAGGTGCTCGCGGTACCGGCGCGATCGCGGCCGTCGCGGGTGTAGCGCACCGCGGCGACGGTCAGATGCACCCGGCTCGGATCAGTCAGCGGTGACGAGGCGATCGAGTAGTCCCGGGGCGCCAGCGGGCGCAGCGTCGCCACCACCTCCTCGGCGCTGAGCTCCGCGACGTCGAGCAGGTCGACCAGGTCGCGGCCGTACAACCACGCCGTCAGCCGGTCACTGTCGGTGCCGGTGAGCACCTCGCGAATCTCGGCGTCGCGAGTGCGGTCGGCGACCAGGATGCGCAACTCCCGCGACGGCGAGCGCAACTCCGCGGCGGCCAGCAACTGCGACAGCGACTGATCGTGGCCCTCGGGAATCCGGTCGCCGGGTTCACCGAGGCGCTCCAGCACCGCATCGACCAAGGCGGGATCGTTGAGCGGTTGCACCGCCAGCGAGTCCCCGGCCTGGTACGCGATGCCCGAGTCGCCGAGATCGAGCTCGAAGTGCCGGACCTCCTTGTCCGAGCCGGGGCCGGTGAGTAGCCGGTTGACCGCCACCCGCGCCCGGTACGGGTGGCCACGGTCCCAGGACGTGCCGTCGGCCCGCGCCGGTTCGGGGTCGCCGGTGGCTGCGGCAGTCGATGCCGACTGGGCGAGTTCCTCCCCGCCGCCGGCAGCGGTGACCTCCGCCGTCAGCAGCTTCACCACGTCGCTGATCCATCCGGCGGCCTGGCCGTCGAGATAGCAGTCGTACTCCGTCCGGGGCACCAGCCGCACCCCACCGAGCTCCTCCAGCCGCTCATCGATGATCCGGCTGGCGTTGTTGTACAGCGGATAGGAGCTGTCGCCAAGGCCGGCGACGGCGAAGCGCAGCCCCTCCAGGGCCGGGGCGTCGGCAGCAGACAGGGACTCCCAGAACAGTGCGCCATTGTCGGGCAGTTCCCCGTCGCCCCAGGTAGAGGCCACCACGATGAGGTGGGTGCACGACGGCAGGTCCGTCGGCGCCACCTCGTTGAGCTCGACCTCTGCGACGTCGATCCCGGCCGCCTGGGCGGCCTGGGCGAGCTGGTAGGCGACGTACTCGGCGCTGCCCATATCGCTGGCGTAGCCCAGGACGAGCGAGAACCCCGCTGATTCCGACACCGCGTTCCCTTCCCGTCGAATTAGGGAGACCTTACTTTGTCGTTTGGTTCCGGCGGTGCCTCCGTAGCCCGTTGCTGCGTCGCCGAACCGCGCAAGTTGGTTGCGGGCGGTCCCGGCTTCACTCCGGCTTCGCCGGCACTCGCTGCGCTCGCACCACCTCCGCCTGCGCTCGCCGAACCACCCGTGTTGGTTGCGGGCGGTCCCGGCTTCACTCCGGCTACGCCGGCACTCGCTGCGCTCGCACCACCTCCGCCTGCGCTCGCCGAACCGCCCGTGTTGGTTGCGGGCGGTCCCGGCTTCACTCCGGCTTCGCCGGCACTCGCTGCGCTCGCACCACCTCCGCCTGCGCTCGCCGAACCGCCCGTGTAGTTGAATCGGGGTGTGCTGAGCCTCCAGGAGATCTCCGACCGGCTGGAAATCCAGCAACTTCTGATCGACTATTCGACCGCTATCGACGGCCGCAACTTCGACGCCCTCGACGCCGTCTTCACCCCCGACGCCTATATCGACTACCGCGAATCCGGCGGGGTTGACGGACAGTTCCCGCAGGTCAAGGCCTGGCTGGCGGAGGTGCTGCCGAACTTCCCGGCCTACTCGCACATGCTGGGCAACGTCGACATCCGGCTGTCCGGCGACACCGCCACCGCCCGCACCATCTGCTTCAACCCGATGGTGCTCAACGCGGAGACCAAGCAGCTGCTGTTCGTCGGGCTCTGGTACGAAGACGCACTGATCCGCACCGCCGAGGGCTGGCGGATGACGCGTCGCGTCGAGGTGAAGTGCTTCGACAAGCTGCTGTGACCGAGGTCGTGCTCTCGGCGATTTCCGGCCGGGGTGCCCACTCTGGCAGAATGAGCAGCCGTCTGCCCCCGGCCACGGCCGCGCGGTGGTCACACACGTGAGGCAAAACCGGATCCGGGCACTCGGCCCGGCATCGCCGAATTGCAGCGTGGCAATTTTCTAGGAGAAGTTTCGTACATGGCTGTCAAGATCAAGCTCACCCGGCTCGGCAAGATCCGCAATCCCCAGTACCGCATCATCGTCGCCGACTCCCGCACCCGTCGCGATGGCCGCGCCATCGAAGTGATCGGCCGGTACCACCCGAAGGAAGAGCCCAGCCTGATCGAGGTGGACTCCGAGCGCGCCCAGTACTGGCTCGGTGTCGGTGCGCAGCCGACCGAGCCCGTCCTCGCGCTGCTGAAGATCACCGGTGACTGGCAGAAGCACAAGGGCCTGCCGGGCGCCGAGGGCACCCTGAAGGTCAAGCCCGCCAAGCCGTCCAAGCTGGAGCTGTTCCAGGCCGCGCTGGCCGAGGCCGACGGCGCCCCCTCGGGTGCGGCCGTCACGCTGAAGAAGAAGTCCAAGAAGGCCGAAGCCGAGGAGGCCCCGGCCGCCGCCGAGGCCCCGGCTGAGGAAGC contains these protein-coding regions:
- a CDS encoding diflavin oxidoreductase, translating into MSESAGFSLVLGYASDMGSAEYVAYQLAQAAQAAGIDVAEVELNEVAPTDLPSCTHLIVVASTWGDGELPDNGALFWESLSAADAPALEGLRFAVAGLGDSSYPLYNNASRIIDERLEELGGVRLVPRTEYDCYLDGQAAGWISDVVKLLTAEVTAAGGGEELAQSASTAAATGDPEPARADGTSWDRGHPYRARVAVNRLLTGPGSDKEVRHFELDLGDSGIAYQAGDSLAVQPLNDPALVDAVLERLGEPGDRIPEGHDQSLSQLLAAAELRSPSRELRILVADRTRDAEIREVLTGTDSDRLTAWLYGRDLVDLLDVAELSAEEVVATLRPLAPRDYSIASSPLTDPSRVHLTVAAVRYTRDGRDRAGTASTFLADRTSSVEVYLRPNNHFRLPAPDVPIIMVGPGTGIAPFRAFLAERQAVGATGSSWLFFGDRHRATDYLYREDLEEFTASGTLTRLDLAFSRDGVEKEYVWHRMLEHADELYGWLTDGAHLYVCGDATHMARDVDRTLHTVVAQGGGLDADGAHAFVNDLMRNHRYLRDVY
- a CDS encoding nuclear transport factor 2 family protein; the protein is MLSLQEISDRLEIQQLLIDYSTAIDGRNFDALDAVFTPDAYIDYRESGGVDGQFPQVKAWLAEVLPNFPAYSHMLGNVDIRLSGDTATARTICFNPMVLNAETKQLLFVGLWYEDALIRTAEGWRMTRRVEVKCFDKLL
- the rpsP gene encoding 30S ribosomal protein S16 is translated as MAVKIKLTRLGKIRNPQYRIIVADSRTRRDGRAIEVIGRYHPKEEPSLIEVDSERAQYWLGVGAQPTEPVLALLKITGDWQKHKGLPGAEGTLKVKPAKPSKLELFQAALAEADGAPSGAAVTLKKKSKKAEAEEAPAAAEAPAEEAAEQ